Part of the Candidatus Krumholzibacteriota bacterium genome is shown below.
CTCCCCCAATAATTCAAAAGAATAAAAAATTATGATATACGAACTTATCGGCAAGGATTCGTATAGAAATCGGTAGGGTTTTAATTTTAGTGAGCTTCGAAATCATAGATTCATGTGGTTACAAGATGTCTTATAGTTCAGTGACGTTTTAGCTATCAATCTTACCTTTTAGGCTATTTTGAACCTATATAAAAACAAAATTTATTCATTTAAACACCCAAATATTTCATTTCAAAGATAATCGGAAAAATTCGTAAATATTCAAAATAAGCAATAAAAGCATTGAAATGTAGTAATACCACCAGATGTCTTTTTGTTTCAATAACTCAGCCACTGTTGTCAGAGTTTTTTTATAAAATGACCTAATCTATAAGAATATAGAGGACAGTCTGTTGATGAACAGAATCTGATCGCCTTATAACTTCCAGCTGCACAATTTAAACATTTTGATCGTATAGCTTTCCATAACATTTTTTTTGGTACTTTTACTTTTCCCATTTAATAGCCTCCTTACGGTTTTACCAAGTGTGCAAGGCTTGTTGTATTATGAAAAAAATACTAATTGGTTACCGGTTCGGCGATCAGGCAATTTCTAACCTATCTCAGTCAGCGACCCCATTTTTTATCTTGATTCTCCATCCGGTTCTTAGTTTCCCATAGGACTCTGAATATCAATCTGTCACTTTGTATGGTACATTTCGGCCGTCCTTTTGTTTTTGAAATCGCAAGGATTTTGAGCGCTGTTTCGTTAATACCTTTCGCTTTCACTTTTCTTCTTGCCCCATTGTACCAATAATCCGGCTTTAACAATTTATTGCTTTTTCAGCAGAGCCAAAATAGTGATAACCCAGAGATGCATTTGATTTTTTTCTTCACCAATTCATTATTACCGATTGATATGAGTTGACAATTCAGGAAATAAAAAAATCGCATAAAGAGGGGAATTGCATATTTTTACGTCATGTTTCAAATTAAATAATGTAGTTCGGGATAATAGGTTGGGATTATATTTTTTATCATAAAACAATAAATTTTTACTGCGCAGATTAATTCCCGCTTTGGCTTCAAGTGGATATCTCCCATTTTAACATGATAAAATGTGATAACAGGCTTTTTCCCCATGTTAAAATATTTTAGTTTTAAGCGTATCCCAAGCTCAAGAAAATTATTCTTGCCCACAATTCAGAAGATGTTTGACAGTAACTGCCACTAACTGTAAAGTGAATAACTATTGTAATCCATTTAGAAGAGACTTTTATTCCGAAGCTTTAGAGGTGTACCTGATGAATAGAACCCCTGGCGATATTCTGACCATCGAAGAGCTATCCGCGTACCTGAAAATTTCTAAATCTACGCTCTATAAGCTTGTTCGGGAAGACAAGATTCCGTCACACAAGGTAGGACGGCACTGGCGTTTCCGGAAGGAGACAATCGATAGATGGTTGGATGAGAAGCGAATTTAAGAACCTGATAGAAAGAAAGAACAATAATGGCAGAGCCGCTCACAGATAAGATTATGAATAAAATCAAAAAAACAAATGCGTTATATTACCGGCTGATGTTGGTTGTTGCTCCAGCGGGATCGGGAAAAACTACTACTCTTCAAAATGTACAAGAACATGTTGGCGCTCCAGTATTTAACATCAATCTTGAATTGTCACAACAGATGCTTGACATGACTGAGCGCCAGCGAGCGTTGCAGCTTTCACGACTAATGAGAGATATTATAAAGGATACAGCTGGTGAACTTGTTTTGTTTGACAACATAGAGATTTTATTTAATGTGTCACTAAAGCAGGATCCTCTGAAAATTCTTCAGGGAATTTCTCGTAACAAGACAGTAGTTGCATCATGGAATGGCTACATTGACGGCGACAACTTGATATATGCTGAACCAAACCATCCGGAATACAGACGCTATAAAATCCGTGATTTTCTGGTGGTGAGTCCGGAGGTTACGCCATGAATTTGGCTGAGAAAATTACAGGGAGGTATATGGAATGAAATATGGTGATCTAATTCAGTTTGAGCCTATCGAGTCCGTAGTTCAGTTGCGGGATGCTGATGGTGCAGTTGCCGCACGGCAGCTTGTAAGTACCTATGTTATTTCTGATGAAATGGCTGATAAATTTTCCAATATTGTGATTCCTCAACTTCAGTTTGAAAAACCAATTGACAATAAAGGACTGCTTGTAGTAGGTAATTACGGAGCCGGTAAATCACACCTAATGTCGGTAATTTCCGCACTTGCCGAGAACCCTGATCTCGCCTCCAGTATAAACGATGCGAAGGTTGCAGCTGCTGCCTCAAGGATTAGTGGAAAATTTAAGGTTGTACGAACCGAGATAGGGGCTACCACCATGTCTCTGCGTGACATCATTGTAGCCGAGCTCGAAGAACATTTGGGGGAGATGGATATTAATTATAATTTTCCATCTGCAGACGATGTAGTTAACAACAAGAGTTCCTTTGAGGAGATGATGGCTGCATTTCACCAGAAGTATCCAGATAACGGTTTGCTCCTGGTGGTTGACGAGCTGCTCGACTATCTGCGTACACGCAAAGACCAGGAACTCATTCTGGACTTAAATTTTCTCCGTGAAATCGGTGAGGTCTGCAAGGATCTGCGGTTCCGCTTTATAGCCGGTGTGCAGGAAGCCATATTCGACAGTCCCCGTTTTTCCTTCGTATCCGACAGTATTCGCCGTGTAAAGGATCGTTTCGAACAGATTCTCATCGCCAGTAAGGATGTTAAGTTTGTAGTAGCAGAACGACTTCTCAAGAAAACTGCGGAGCAGCAAAATAAAATTCAGGAGTATCTCACACCTTATGCAAAATTATACGGGCATATGAATGAACGCATGAACGAGTTCGTTCGGTTGTTCCCCGTACATCCTGACTACATCGATACATTTGAACGTGTAACTTCGGTGGAAAAACGTCAAGTGTTAAAGACCCTGTCTATGGCGATGAAAAAACGTCTAAGCGATGATATTCCGAAAGATAGGCCTGGTCTTATTGCCTACGATACCTATTGGAACAGGCTATGTGAAAACCCTTCGTTTCGTTCCGTGCCCGACATCAAGGCTGTTATCGACTGCAGCCGGGTGCTGGAGTCTCGTATAGAGCAGGCTTTCACACGCCCGCCCTACAAGCCCATGGCGATTCGGCTTATCCATGCACTATCTGTGCATCGGCTTACTACTGGCGATATTCATGCTACTCTCGGGGCTACACCCAAGGAACTGCGGGATGCGCTCTGTCTTTATCAGCCTGAGATTGAGGATTTGGGTGGTGATCCGGCCGATGATCTGCTTTCTCATGTAGAAACAGTTCTGCGGGAAATTCATAAGACAGTAAGCGGACAGTTTA
Proteins encoded:
- a CDS encoding helix-turn-helix domain-containing protein, which translates into the protein MNRTPGDILTIEELSAYLKISKSTLYKLVREDKIPSHKVGRHWRFRKETIDRWLDEKRI
- the brxF gene encoding BREX-3 system P-loop-containing protein BrxF; translated protein: MNKIKKTNALYYRLMLVVAPAGSGKTTTLQNVQEHVGAPVFNINLELSQQMLDMTERQRALQLSRLMRDIIKDTAGELVLFDNIEILFNVSLKQDPLKILQGISRNKTVVASWNGYIDGDNLIYAEPNHPEYRRYKIRDFLVVSPEVTP